The sequence CAACTGCTAATTACTCTGCACCAAATGGGTTCTATATAAATAATAGTTCTGATCTTAATGGTAATTATGTTTTAGTTTCGCCAGAAACTAATAATTTAGGAAATGGAGCTTATAGAGTAAGATTTAGAGCTAAAAAGCAATATGTTAATGAAGCAACTACAATCAAGTTTGTGACTTTAGCTACGCAAAATGACGTAAGTTCAATTACAGAAATTCAAACAATTCCATTATCAGGAGATTATGAAGAGTATATTGTTTATTTACCACTAGGTACAAACGATTATTTTGGTTTTAAACATCAAACAACGTCAACTACTAGTCCAGTTTATATTGATAATATAGTTTATGAACCAATTCCTAGTTGTGTTGAAGTTTTAGATTTTAATGTAAACATGAATTTGTCAAATTCGTCTGCAATCTTAACTTGGGCAAATCCAAACTTATCAGGTCTTGTAGATAATTTTGAAATTCAATATGGATTAGAAGATTTTGAATTAGGTACTGGTACTTCTGTAAGCGCAACTGGTTCAAGTAAAATAATTTCTAACTTAGTTATCGGTGAAACTTATGAATTTTATATTAGAAGAATTTGTAGTGAAACTGATAAAAGTTCTTGGGTTGGTCCTTTTACTTTAGATTTTGACTATTGTTCTTCAATTCCAACAAGTAATGATGGTTTAGGAATTACTCAATTTGTATTAGGTGATCAAACATTTACAATTCCTGATGTTATGTATCAAAATTTATTAGATCAAGTTGTTGATTTAGATTCACAATTGCCAATAACTTCATCAATTACATTTGGAAATAACCCAACTTATCATGCACATATTTGGATTGATTTTAATAGAGATGGAGTTTTTGATAATGAAACAGAACGTTTCTTTAGTGGAGAATCATTAGCTGTCGTGAATCCTACTACATTAGACTCTTCATTTACTATAGATGATATTTACGAAACAGGTGTTTATAGAATGAGAGTTGGTACGGCCGACTCAGGACAAGCTACACCTAATCCTTGTTATTCGGGGTCTTGGGGAGTTACAATAGATATAAAAGTAAATGTAACGTTCCCATGTTTAGACCCAACTGATTTAGAAGCTAATGATCTTACAACGGCATCAGCAATTTTAAATTGGAGTGCAGCAGGGACTAATTTTGATATTGAATATGGACCTCAAGGTTTCCAACAGGGAACAGGAACAATAATTTCAAATGTAAATAAACCATATTCATTAACGAATTTAAATCAAGCTACAGATTATAGTTTCTATGTAAAACAAGTTTGTGCTGATGGGGAAAGCGGATGGTCTGCAGTTCGTAATTTCACGACATTATGTGGAACGCCATCTCCAATAGGAAATTCATTCCAAACTTTAGTAGAAGATGATTTTGTTTCGGATATTGTTGTTGAAGGACAAGGGTTGAGATATTATTCAGATGTAGATATGACTCAAGAGATTCTTGATACTGCTGTTTTAACAGAAGGATATTATTACATTACACAAACTATAGATTGTGAAAGCGATTTACCTTTAGAAGTTTATGTTGCTTTAATTGATAGAATTGATGAGCCGGTTGTACAAACTAGACAAGAGTTTTGTGATAATGCGGTTTTAGCAGATTTAGTAGTTCAAGGTTTACCTAATGCAACTGTAAATTGGTTTGCCGACGCGACTTCTACTCAAGTTTTAACTCAAGGAACAGTGCTGACAACAGGTACTTATTATGTTAACCAAACAGATGGAGAAACTACATCTCATAGAGTAGCAGTAAATGTTATTGTTAATCAAACACCTATAGACTTAGTTTCTACTGATGTTTTAGTTTGTGGATACGCAAATTATGGATCACTACAAGTTGGACAATTACCTGGAGTTACAATGAAATGGTACACGTCATTAACATCAATGACGCCAGTTTCAAATACTCAACAAGTTGTAACAGGTACATATTATGTAACTCAGAGTTTTGGTATTTGTGAATCGAATAGAGTTCAAATAGAAGTTTCAGCTTTTGAAGGTTTGGCAACACCAATTTCCGCTACACAAACATTTTGTGGTTCAGGAACTGTTTCACAATTAGTAGCGCAAGGTGTAGCCGGAGCTCAATTAAAATGGTTTGGTTCGGCAACAGCGACTGTAGAATTAAATCCTAATACTCAATTAACATCAGGAACCTACTACGTAGAACAACGTAATAATGGATGTGTTTCTGCACGTAAAGCTGTTGCTGTTCGTATTGTTTCAATAGCTGCTCCAAATGTAGATGCATTTACTTTGTGTGGACCATCTAGGATTTCAAATTTGATTATTCCATCACAATCTGGTGTAACACATAAATGGTATAATTCACCATCTAGTCCAACTGAATTAGCACAAACAACACCATTAGCTACAGGAACTTATTTTGTGTCTAGAGTTCAATACGGATGTGAATCACAAAGAACACCAGTTCAAGTTAATATCGAAGCCTTACCAACTGCTCCAACAGGACAAGCGGTTCAAACTTTCATAGAGGGTTCTACGTTATCAGATTTAGTTTTAAATCAAAATAATGTTACATGGTATGCTTCATATTCAGATTCTCAGAACGGAGTAAATCCTTTAGTAGCGAATATGCCACTAGCTAACGGACAGATTTATTATGCCGTAATTATCGGTGCAAATGGATGTCCGAGTTTACCGTTTGCTGTTAGAGTTGATGTATATTTATCAAACGATCAATTCGACAAAAACGAATTAAAATATTTCCCTAATCCAGTAGATGATGTATTAACTATTTCTTACTCTGATGTAATTACTCAGATTGAAGTATTTGATTTGTTAGGAAAACGAGTTCAGACACTTCAAACTAACGAAAATGAAGTAAAAGTTGATTTATCGAATCTACCATCAGGAACATATATAATACAATTAAAAACAGATAGTAAACAACAATTTGTTAAAATCATTAAAAGGTAAGCTTATTCACCTTTAATGCATAAATCAAGCGGCTGTAGAATAGAAGAGATTTTATTCGCAGCCGCTTTTTTATTTAAATATATTTTGGGCGTTCCCTCGCTCATTATATATAAGAGTAAAATCACGTGAAGTAGAAACCGCTCGGTCGGGCTTTCCGCTAAATCTTTTTTTTTACTTTTTTTGGTGTCATTCCGACGATAGGAGGAATCTTGTCCTTTTAAATTCATTACCAATTAATATGAAATAAAAAAAAAGGATACCGCTTCAATTCCTAACGCGATCCTAAGTTATAAAGTCAAAAGTTTAATGTCAAAAGTTTGAAAATATCCTGCAAGGTTTACAAACCTTGTAGGTATTTGCCTTTTTTTTGTCATTGTTGTCATTCCAAAGCAAAGATGAATCTTTTACTAAGATTCTTCGACTCCGTTTCACTCTGCTCAGAATGTTCTGTGTTTCTATGCAACTATTTTAACAATAATTTTCTTGATATTTACCATTCGCTTTAGCTATTGCAAACGCTTGTTTTAATAGTTTGTTTGCAATAGCTATTTTAATTACTCTTTCTGGTTTTCCAAGGCTTTTCAATCTGTCGTACATTTCTTTACAAGTTTTGTTACAATGTTTAGCTGACCAACTGCACATATAAAGCAACTTTCTGATTTGTGCTTTACCCATTTTACAAATATGTCCTTTTCCCTTTACACTGGTTCCACTTTGATATATTCTGGGACTAAACCCTACATAAGCGATGAGCTGTTTATAATTCTCAAACTTCTTGAAGTTATCGGTTATCAAAGATAGCATCATTGCGGTTTTTCTACCTATGCCTGGAATACTCTCAATATTCTCGATAGTCTGACCGTATTGCTGTTTTGCTAATCGTTCCATTTCTACTTCGATTTTATGTTTGGTTTTTTCAAGATTGGAAAGATCTTTTTTTATAGTCTTTTCTAAAAATTTGTCTAACGAACCACTGCTTTCAAAGGCTTCTAATTGGCGTTTGTTTTGTTGGATTTGTTTATTTAACAGTTCAACTCGTGTGTATAAATGTCGAAGCTTCGTACAATTTTCACTTTCTTGTTCCCACTGTTTCAAGTCATACTTTTCACCATATTCGGCTATTGTTCTTGCGTCTTTTTTGTCCGTTTTAGCACGATAAAGCATTGTCTGACTAAAACGCTTGATCACCAAAGGATTTTCTACACAAACTTTAATATTCCGACTGCTTAAAAAAGTAGCTAATGGGAAATAATAACTGCCCGAAGCCTCCATAACAACCCAATCTACTTGTTCTATCAAATTTAACAACTGTTTAAATCCTTTTTCTTCATTAGGAAAAACAAAATAATCCCATCGTTCTTTTCGCTTAAAACTTACATCAAAAGTTTGTTTGCTAATGTCAATTCCAATAATTTTACACATACATAAAATGTTTTATCAGAAAAGAAATTACTACACTAATTTACCTATTCTAAATACAGGCTTTATAACCTAATGTTCTGTCCAAATTTTGTAGTAAGGGTAAAGGAACTAACATTCTGAACGGTCTTATATGACAAATGACAATCAATAGTCTTACTTCTTTACCCTTTCTTTTCTTTCTCGATTTACAATATTTAAAAATAACTATTTGCAAACATAGAATGACATCGTGTGTTTTGTCATTCCGACGATAGGAGGAATCTCTCAATACTCAAATCTCACTACTAGAATCAATTTTTAAATTTTACATCCGTTCATCTGTGGTTAAATTTGGATTAAATTGTCATCCCGACGTTAGAAGGAATCTTTCTCAATACTCAAATCTCAATACTCACTACTAAAAATCAATTTCCAAATCATTCAATTTCAGAGCGGTAAAAAATAATCAAAAAATAACTTTCAAAAAGCTTGTTTGGCATAGAAAGAAGGCGGTATATTTGCACCGTTGAAAAACAGAAGTTCATTCAAATCACGAAAAACAAATTTAAAAATTAACAAAAATAAATTTGGAAGATAAGGGTTAAAGGTTGTACTTTTGCAATCCGATTCTGAAACAAGAAGCGGCGCAAAAGTTCTTTAAATGTTGAAAATCTTTCAAAAATATTATCAAAATAAATTTGCGAGATTCAAAAAGAGTTTCTACTTTTGCAACCGCTTAGAAGATGAGCGAACAAAGAGAAAATAAGTTCATAGATATATTGGATTAACAGAGAATTAAAGAGTAAGATTAATCTTTTAGAGATAAAAGAAAATCTTGAACGAACATCAAAAAATATTAAAAATTATACGATGAAGAGTTTGATCCTGGCTCAGGATGAACGCTAGCGGCAGGCCTAACACATGCAAGTCGAGGGGTAGGCATCTTCGGATGTTGAGACCGGCGCACGGGTGCGTAACGCGTATGCAATCTACCTTTTACTAAGGGATAGCCCAGAGAAATTTGGATTAATACCTTATGGTATTACGAATTGGCATCGATTTGTAATTAAAGATTTATTGGTAAAAGATGAGCATGCGTCCCATTAGTTAGTTGGTAAGGTAACGGCTTACCAAGACGATGATGGGTAGGGGTCCTGAGAGGGAGATCCCCCACACTGGTACTGAGACACGGACCAGACTCCTACGGGAGGCAGCAGTGAGGAATATTGGTCAATGGAGGCAACTCTGAACCAGCCATGCCGCGTGCAGGATGACGGTCCTATGGATTGTAAACTGCTTTTGTACAGGAAGAAAAAGTACCACGTGTGGTATATTGACGGTACTGTAAGAATAAGGATCGGCTAACTCCGTGCCAGCAGCCGCGGTAATACGGAGGATCCAAGCGTTATCCGGAATCATTGGGTTTAAAGGGTCCGTAGGCGGCTTTATAAGTCAGTGGTGAAAGTTTGCAGCTTAACTGTAAAATTGCCATTGATACTGTAGAGCTTGAATTTTTGTGAAGTAACTAGAATATGTAGTGTAGCGGTGAAATGCTTAGATATTACATGGAATACCAATTGCGAAGGCAGGTTACTAACAAACAATTGACGCTGATGGACGAAAGCGTGGGTAGCGAACAGGATTAGATACCCTGGTAGTCCACGCCGTAAACGATGGATACTAGTTGTTTGGCTGCAAGGCTGAGTGACTAAGCGAAAGTGATAAGTATCCCACCTGGGGAGTACGAACGCAAGTTTGAAACTCAAAGGAATTGACGGGGGCCCGCACAAGCGGTGGAGCATGTGGTTTAATTCGATGATACGCGAGGAACCTTACCAGGGCTTAAATGTAGATTGACGTATTTGGAAACAGATATTTCTTCGGACAATTTACAAGGTGCTGCATGGTTGTCGTCAGCTCGTGCCGTGAGGTGTCAGGTTAAGTCCTATAACGAGCGCAACCCCTGTTGTTAGTTGCCAGCGAGTCATGTCGGGAACTCTAGCAAGACTGCCAGTGTAAACTGTGAGGAAGGTGGGGATGACGTCAAATCATCACGGCCCTTACGTCCTGGGCCACACACGTGCTACAATGGCCGGTACAGAGAGCAGCCACTGGGTGACCAGGAGCGAATCTATAAAGCCGGTCACAGTTCGGATTGGAGTCTGCAACTCGACTCCATGAAGCTGGAATCGCTAGTAATCGGATATCAGCCATGATCCGGTGAATACGTTCCCGGGCCTTGTACACACCGCCCGTCAAGCCATGGAAGCTGGGGGTGCCTGAAGTCGGTGACCGCAAGGAGCTGCCTAGGGTAAAACTGGTAACTAGGGCTAAGTCGTAACAAGGTAGCCGTACCGGAAGGTGCGGCTGGAACACCTCCTTTCTAGAGATGGTTCAAGTCTCTTACTCTTTACTGTTGATTCAAAAAAAAATAAAATACAGAGTCTCGTAGCTCAGCTGGTTAGAGTACTACACTGATAATGTAGGGGTCGGCAGTTCGAGTCTGCCCGGGACTACAATTTTAATTACGAATTAGAAATTACGAATTAAAAGTATTTTATTACAAAGGAAATTTTAGAAGTTGAGAGGTTATGAATTATAACATTCGTAATTCGTAATTCACAATTAATAAAAATTGGGGGATTAGCTCAGCTGGCTAGAGCGCCTGCCTTGCACGCAGGAGGTCATCGGTTCGACTCCGATATTCTCCACCAGATGGTATCAAGATGATAGTATCAAGAATTAAGATCAAGTCTTAATGCTTTATACAAAAATCTTAATACTAATAAAAGTTCATTGACATATTGAGATACAAATTAAAAAGTAGAAAAATATTAGAAATAATATAAGCACAAAATTAGTCGAAAGACGAAAGTCAAAAAGTTAAAAGTCTTCTGACTTTAGACCTTAAGACTTTCAACTTGAAGACTGAAATAGAGCACAATAAGCAAAATAAGGGCGTATGGGGAATGCCTAGGCTCTCAGAGGCGAAGAAGGACGTGATAAGCTGCGAAAAGCTACGGGGATTGGCACACACGAATAGATCCGTAGATATCCGAATGGGGCAACCCACTATGTTGAAGACATAGTACATCGATAGATGAGCAAACCCGCTGAACTGAAACATCTAAGTAGGCGGAGGAGAAGAAAACAAAAGTGATTCCGTAAGTAGTGGCGAGCGAACGCGGATTAGCCCAAACCAATGTTGTTTCGGCAATATTGGGGTTGTAGGACCACGATATTTTAAGCAAAGCGAATTAGAATAACCTGGAAAGGTTAACCGTAGAGGGTGATAGTCCCGTATAGGTAAGCGATGTATTAGATAGTGGTATCCTGAGTAGGTCGGGGCACGTGAAACCTTGATTGAAACTGGCGGGACCATCCGCTAAGGCTAAATACTCCTGAGAGACCGATAGTGAACCAGTACCGTGAGGGAAAGGTGAAAAGAACCGTGAATAACGGAGTGAAATAGAACCTGAAACCATACGCTTACAAGCGGTCGGAGCCCATTCGTTGGGTGACGGCGTGCCTTTTGCATAATGAGCCTACGAGTTACCGTTGCTGGCGAGGATAAGTGATTCAGTCACGGATCCGAAGCGAAAGCGAGTCTGAATAGGGCGCATGAGTCAGTAATGGTAGACGCGAAACCGTGTGATCTACCCATGGACAGGTTGAAGCTGTGGTAACACACCGTGGAGGACCGAACCCGTTGACGTTGAAAAGTCTTGGGATGATCTGTGGGTAGGGGTGAAAGGCCAATCAAACTCGGAAATAGCTCGTACTCCCCGAAATGCATTTAGGTGCAGCGCTTATAGAGTTTATTAGAGGTAGAGCTACTGATTGGATGCGGGGGTTTCACCACCTACCAATTCCTGACAAACTCCGAATGCTAATAAATGCTTATAAGCAGTGAGGGCATGGGTGCTAAGGTCCATGTCCGAGAGGGAAAGAACCCAGACCATCAGCTAAGGTCCCCAAATGTATGCTAAGTTGAAAAAACGCGGTTTGTTTGCATAGACAGCTAGGATGTTGGCTTGGAAGCAGCCATTCATTTAAAGAGTGCGTAACAGCTCACTAGTCGAGCGAACGAGCATGGATAATAATCGGGCATAAGTATACTACCGAAGCTATGGATTTGACATTTAGTTGTCAAGTGGTAGGGGAGCATTCTAAACTGGGTAGAAGGTGATAGGCGACTATTGCTGGACTGTTTAGAAAAGAAAATGTAGGCATAAGTAACGATAATGCGGGCGAGAAACCCGCACACCGAAAGACTAAGGTTTCCTGAGCTATGCTAATCAGCTTAGGGTTAGTCGGGACCTAAGGCACACCCGAAGGGGGACGTCGATGGCCAACGGGTTAATATTCCCGTACTTGTTATAGTTGTGATGGAATGACGGAGTGATGAAAGCACCGCGAACTGACGGAATAGTTCGTTGAAGTACCTACCTATATCTTTAATAGTAAAATGCGTTAAGGATGGGGAAATACGATAGTACTGAGCGCCTTCGGGCAATTAGATAGTGTGCCTAAGGGCTTCCAAGAAAAGTTTCTAAACCTAGATTATAACAACCCGTACCGTAAACCGACACAGGTAGTCGAGGAGAGAATCCTAAGGTGCTCGAGAGATTCATGGCTAAGGAATTAGGCAAAATAGACCTGTAACTTCGGGAGAAAGGTCGCCAGCAGCAATGCTGGCCGCAGTGAAAAGGTCCAGGCGACTGTTTATCAAAAACACAGGGCTCTGCCAAATCGTAAGATGAAGTATAGGGCCTGACACCTGCCCGGTGCTGGAAGGTTAAGAGGAGATGTTATCTTCGGAGAAGCATTGAATTGAAGCCCCAGTAAACGGCGGCCGTAACTATAACGGTCCTAAGGTAGCGAAATTCCTTGTCGGGTAAGTTCCGACCTGCACGAATGGTGTAACGATCTGGACACTGTCTCAGCCATGAGCTCGGTGAAATTGTAGTATCGGTGAAGATGCCGATTACCCGCAGTGGGACGAAAAGACCCTGTGCACCTTTACTATAGCTTAGTATTGTTCTTGGATAAGTGATGTGTAGGATAGGTGGGAGACTTCGATCCTGCGTCGCCAGGCGTAGGTTAGTCATTGTTGAAATACCACCCTTTGCTTATTTGAGATCTAACTCGTGATACATGAGGACATTGCTTGGTGGGTAGTTTGACTGGGGTGGTCGCCTCCAAAAGAGTAACGGAGGCTTCTAAAGGTTCCCTCAGCACGCTTGGTAACCGTGCGTAGAGTGCAATGGTATAAGGGAGCTTGACTGAGAGACATACAGGTCGATCAGGTACGAAAGTAGAGCATAGTGATCCGGTGGTTCCGTATGGAAGGGCCATCGCTCAAAGGATAAAAGGTACGCCGGGGATAACAGGCTGATCTCCCCCAAGAGCTCATATCGACGGGGGGGTTTGGCACCTCGATGTCGGCTCGTCACATCCTGGGGCTGGAGAAGGTCCCAAGGGTTGGGCTGTTCGCCCATTAAAGTGGCACGCGAGCTGGGTTCAGAACGTCGTGAGACAGTTCGGTCTCTATCTACTGTGGGCGTTAGAAATTTGAGTGGATCTGATTCTAGTACGAGAGGACCGAATTGGACTAACCTCTGGTGTATCAGTTGTGCCGCCAGGTGCATCGCTGAGTAGCTACGTTGGGAAGGGATAAGCGCTGAAAGCATATAAGCGCGAAACCCACCACAAGATGAGATTTCTTTAAAGGGTCGTAGAAGATGACTACGTTGATAGGCTACAGATGTAAAGGCAGTAATGTCATAGTCGAGTAGTACTAATAGCCCGTAAGCTTATGTGCTCTAAGGAGTTGCTTATAAAGTATAGTATTAAGATTTGAGTATTAAGTATGAAGACTAAAGAAAGAATCCTCTACGAAAAAAAATGAAAAGTATCGGAAATATGTTAACAAAATATTGTTAGAGAAACCTAGCAAACCGATTTAAGGTGGTTATTGCGTCGGGGCTCACCTCTTCCCATTTCGAACAGAGAAGTTAAGCCCGATTGCGCAGATGGTACTGCATTTTAATGTGGGAGAGTATGTCGCTGCCTTTTTTTTTGAAAGTCCTTTACTGAAAAGTAAAGGATTTTTTTGTTATATATAAATCGTGTTTTTGTTAATTCTTAAGTTCGAGTCGCAGCTTTTTTGAAAGTACTTTACTGAAAAGTAAGAGACTTTTTTGTTTAATAAATTTCTGAGTTATAAACTATTTAAGTGCAACAGTAGTATCTGTTTGACTAGTCCTGAAAAATAGATACAGTT comes from Flavobacterium sp. I3-2 and encodes:
- a CDS encoding fibronectin type III domain-containing protein, whose amino-acid sequence is MIKRLHWLYSQLLLGVLLLCGASIHAQQTHLLLDPVGAGGFELGDTFDSNGWTVINETQTNKWVLGAVPQWFAGNRGAYISNNATTNANAYTISSVSIVHFYRDITFPIGSENVTISLDVSMAGESSWDNVMVYLADVNVVPSSVGPTGQSITGFVADVSTIASQIPGATPNSTALAPTWPNYTNGTTGFYLDAVVGLQSGSTSPQTQTNLNINLTPEQINYVAGNTKRLIITWKNDSGGGAQAPGAVDNIKVEAFVPACYTVGNLVSSNVTNNSFVASWNPDLTSLGYTYEVRTSGVPESGAQGLITSGTLASNVATINVDNLSGNQIYNVYIKKNCSATLGFSNWKQLNVTTLCGVSGYFLENFDSTPTNGSSTNPVVPTCWSAIDSGAGYVYVTTGSNYQSSRGLAMTNSTDTSGDYVLVSPKTENLGNGAGRIRFRAKTTSTSTNPSTTLKVVTLENQTNLTGMQQLQEITLTDAYQEFTVNLPAGTNDYFAFKHGLNATSRIIYIDDVYFEPIPPCSSPVSITVDNVSVNSITISYPLPSGIPTNTQFEYEVRTSGLPGSGSTGLASTGFVSTANNNFTVTGLNHTTQYMVYLRANCGSGFADSWKEIQATTLCGVYTSINENFDTVPTGSSTNPTRPTCWGYIDAGAGYAYVSTTAQYESVKGYYMYNASDVENDLILVSPETNNLGNGGYRLRFRAKTTSTLGTDLQILTLANQDNTNNASILETINLTTTYEEYTVYLPQGTNDFFGFKHGLNATLRYIYLDNIIYEPIPACPNILDLQFVNSTQTTSTISWSLPTGLESNANLFYEVRTEGLPGSGNTGLATSGNFVAGDLTGTITGLEHSTTFTVYVKTVCTATGFDGWKQVSFFTKCAPYDLINESFSDTATGSSTDQTVPLCWYFIDEGVGSGYVSTTANYSAPNGFYINNSSDLNGNYVLVSPETNNLGNGAYRVRFRAKKQYVNEATTIKFVTLATQNDVSSITEIQTIPLSGDYEEYIVYLPLGTNDYFGFKHQTTSTTSPVYIDNIVYEPIPSCVEVLDFNVNMNLSNSSAILTWANPNLSGLVDNFEIQYGLEDFELGTGTSVSATGSSKIISNLVIGETYEFYIRRICSETDKSSWVGPFTLDFDYCSSIPTSNDGLGITQFVLGDQTFTIPDVMYQNLLDQVVDLDSQLPITSSITFGNNPTYHAHIWIDFNRDGVFDNETERFFSGESLAVVNPTTLDSSFTIDDIYETGVYRMRVGTADSGQATPNPCYSGSWGVTIDIKVNVTFPCLDPTDLEANDLTTASAILNWSAAGTNFDIEYGPQGFQQGTGTIISNVNKPYSLTNLNQATDYSFYVKQVCADGESGWSAVRNFTTLCGTPSPIGNSFQTLVEDDFVSDIVVEGQGLRYYSDVDMTQEILDTAVLTEGYYYITQTIDCESDLPLEVYVALIDRIDEPVVQTRQEFCDNAVLADLVVQGLPNATVNWFADATSTQVLTQGTVLTTGTYYVNQTDGETTSHRVAVNVIVNQTPIDLVSTDVLVCGYANYGSLQVGQLPGVTMKWYTSLTSMTPVSNTQQVVTGTYYVTQSFGICESNRVQIEVSAFEGLATPISATQTFCGSGTVSQLVAQGVAGAQLKWFGSATATVELNPNTQLTSGTYYVEQRNNGCVSARKAVAVRIVSIAAPNVDAFTLCGPSRISNLIIPSQSGVTHKWYNSPSSPTELAQTTPLATGTYFVSRVQYGCESQRTPVQVNIEALPTAPTGQAVQTFIEGSTLSDLVLNQNNVTWYASYSDSQNGVNPLVANMPLANGQIYYAVIIGANGCPSLPFAVRVDVYLSNDQFDKNELKYFPNPVDDVLTISYSDVITQIEVFDLLGKRVQTLQTNENEVKVDLSNLPSGTYIIQLKTDSKQQFVKIIKR
- a CDS encoding IS110 family transposase gives rise to the protein MCKIIGIDISKQTFDVSFKRKERWDYFVFPNEEKGFKQLLNLIEQVDWVVMEASGSYYFPLATFLSSRNIKVCVENPLVIKRFSQTMLYRAKTDKKDARTIAEYGEKYDLKQWEQESENCTKLRHLYTRVELLNKQIQQNKRQLEAFESSGSLDKFLEKTIKKDLSNLEKTKHKIEVEMERLAKQQYGQTIENIESIPGIGRKTAMMLSLITDNFKKFENYKQLIAYVGFSPRIYQSGTSVKGKGHICKMGKAQIRKLLYMCSWSAKHCNKTCKEMYDRLKSLGKPERVIKIAIANKLLKQAFAIAKANGKYQENYC